The Chryseobacterium shigense genome segment TGCCTTACAGCTATGTAACGCCAGCTAATTTAGGCTCCGGATCTCATACGGTGAAAGTTCAGTCCTCCGGCACTTCCAAAATAGATGCTAACGACAAAATGGCATACTCTTATATGTGCTGGAACTAATTGTAAACACAATTTCCATACTGTAATAAAAGAATATTTTCTGCCCGGCAGATTTTACAGTGAACTGAGAAAAACAACCAGAATACATATTCTGTTATTTTATATTTTGTTTTAAATTTTTACGATTCTAAAAACACACAAATGAATCAAAAGTATCTCGAGGTATACAGGGTAGCCCTCTGCTCTGTATAGGGGTACAAAATCAAATTATATTAAAATTAATTTTTAGCTTTTTTGTGTCAGACAGGAGCCTGTATTCCTCTGAGGAATTCTCCTGTCATTTTTATTCACTGACGGCACAGAAGACCATTTGTTTTTTACATAAATTATTCTACTATTACTTTACCAAAAACATATATAAAAAACAGACCAAATTACTTTGGACTGTTAATAATAACAAAGCAACCGGATGAATAAGTTTATCCAATTGCTTTTTAATATTCAGGCGGGTTTAAGGACGTGTCTGCCTATTGAAATATTTCCATTCTTCCCCGGAGTTTTCACCGGTATCGAAAGACTATCCTCTGGTTTTCCCTTCCAGAGCGGCATAAGCAGAGTTTCTGAGCATTGGCCTCGGCTATTACAGGACGTGTAGAAAGGCGCTTGTAATGTTTTTTCCAAAAGTTAGAGTACTGCCGGAGATCAATCAATCTTTATAAAATAAAATCTTAAAAAAAGTAAAATCATTTTTCAATCGTCTCTTATTCTAAGCAGAATATTCTTGCGAATTTTTAAAACAAAAAAACAAAATTTAAAATGGGAAAAACAAACAAAACCTGGTTTATAACCGGTGCTTCTCGTGGATTTGGACGTATCTGGACAGAAGCTGCACTAAAACGTGGTGACAAAGTTGCTGCAACAGCAAGAACTCTTTCGAGCATTGCCGATCTTAAGGAAAAATATGGTGATAATGTACTTACTTTAGAACTGGACGTTACCAATGTTGAACAGGCAAAAACAGCTATAGATAAAGCTTTTACACATTTTGGCGAAATTGATATCGTGCTGAATAATGCAGGATTTTCAATGATTTCAACCATTGAAGATGGCAACGCAGAAGATATTCGTGCGCTTTACGAAACCAATGTAATCGGGCCTTTGTTTGTAATACAGGCAGCGCTTCCGTATTTACGTAAGCAAGGTTATGGCCATATTTTAGGAACTTCCAGCAATTTAGGTCATGTTACAATGCCTATTATCGGATACTATTGTTCCTCGAAATGGGCTTTTGAAGCCATTCACGAAAGTCTGGCGATGGAAATAGCACAATTCGGAATTAAGGTTACAATTGTAGAGCCTGGTGCTTACGCTACGGAATTTGGCAGCGGACAAATGCCGGATCTGTTTAAAGGTCTGGACATTTATACCGATTTCAAAAATGGCTTTTTGGAGCAAATGAAAAACCACCAGCGTGGAAATCCGGATGC includes the following:
- a CDS encoding SDR family NAD(P)-dependent oxidoreductase, which gives rise to MGKTNKTWFITGASRGFGRIWTEAALKRGDKVAATARTLSSIADLKEKYGDNVLTLELDVTNVEQAKTAIDKAFTHFGEIDIVLNNAGFSMISTIEDGNAEDIRALYETNVIGPLFVIQAALPYLRKQGYGHILGTSSNLGHVTMPIIGYYCSSKWAFEAIHESLAMEIAQFGIKVTIVEPGAYATEFGSGQMPDLFKGLDIYTDFKNGFLEQMKNHQRGNPDATPDALFKMVDSPNPPLRFFLGSGNLAWTKGEYDKRLKEWEEWQDVAASAQGN